The Nitrospira sp. genome contains a region encoding:
- a CDS encoding J domain-containing protein, producing MPRVDYYRVLGVSRDISDDDIKKAYRKLVFEHHPDRNPHNKQAEEKIREINSAYEVLGDPESRRTYDRLHWGEEARAETVDPSLILEEMEKKLFDEGRKEVFAVLMKMVPRIKSELALIRERTVAHQGYDTFKESIVEARGAEVLDEFVTPDMEQRKQRLLEVAVQMMVSQAVVARGDEGGIRTLRGRLEEMFRKGRINGFATALELLYERR from the coding sequence ATGCCTCGCGTGGATTATTATCGTGTCCTCGGTGTGTCGCGCGACATCTCCGACGACGACATCAAGAAAGCCTACCGGAAGCTCGTTTTCGAGCACCATCCCGACCGCAATCCCCACAACAAGCAGGCAGAGGAGAAGATCCGCGAGATCAACTCCGCCTATGAGGTCCTGGGTGATCCCGAGAGCCGGAGAACCTATGATCGCCTGCATTGGGGGGAAGAGGCGCGGGCCGAGACGGTGGATCCGTCCCTGATCCTTGAGGAGATGGAGAAAAAACTCTTCGACGAAGGGCGGAAAGAAGTCTTCGCCGTCCTGATGAAGATGGTACCGCGGATCAAATCGGAACTGGCCCTCATTCGCGAGCGCACGGTGGCGCATCAGGGGTATGACACCTTCAAGGAATCCATCGTGGAAGCGCGCGGGGCGGAAGTCCTGGATGAGTTCGTAACTCCCGATATGGAGCAACGGAAACAGCGCTTGCTTGAGGTCGCGGTGCAGATGATGGTGTCGCAGGCGGTGGTCGCGAGGGGAGACGAGGGCGGGATTCGTACGCTTCGCGGCCGGTTAGAGGAAATGTTCCGCAAGGGCCGGATCAACGGCTTCGCGACGGCCTTGGAATTGCTGTATGAAAGACGGTAA
- the pxpB gene encoding 5-oxoprolinase subunit PxpB: MKQPETAIPRIVPLSESALTIEFGESIDLHTNESVLAFATAVERAGLPGFLEVVPTYRSATVYFDPFRTDVSTMTGHFRALMTATNTPPPRAPTTHTIPVWYGGSAGPDLGDVAKRAALTPEQVAALHASVVYRVYMLGFSPGFPYLGTVPDRIATSRLPTPRKQVATGSVGIAGTQTGIYPHASPGGWRIIGRTPVPLFSLTRPAPFLLAPGDQVQFVPIGETEFHALFENHT; encoded by the coding sequence ATGAAACAACCTGAGACTGCGATCCCGCGCATCGTGCCACTGAGTGAGTCCGCCCTGACCATTGAATTCGGGGAGAGCATCGATCTTCATACGAACGAGTCGGTCCTGGCCTTCGCCACTGCCGTAGAACGGGCCGGGCTCCCGGGCTTTCTGGAGGTGGTGCCGACGTACCGTTCCGCTACGGTCTATTTCGATCCGTTCCGTACCGATGTATCCACGATGACCGGGCATTTCCGTGCCTTGATGACGGCAACGAACACACCCCCGCCACGTGCCCCCACGACTCACACGATTCCCGTGTGGTATGGAGGTAGCGCAGGACCCGATCTGGGCGACGTGGCCAAGCGAGCGGCACTCACACCCGAGCAGGTGGCGGCCCTGCATGCTTCCGTGGTCTACCGCGTGTACATGCTGGGATTCAGCCCGGGCTTTCCCTATCTAGGGACCGTGCCGGATCGCATCGCGACGTCACGACTCCCGACACCTCGAAAACAAGTCGCAACAGGATCGGTCGGCATCGCCGGCACACAAACCGGCATTTACCCGCATGCCAGCCCGGGCGGCTGGCGCATCATCGGACGCACTCCGGTACCGCTGTTCAGCCTGACCCGACCTGCGCCGTTCTTGCTAGCTCCGGGCGACCAGGTGCAATTCGTGCCGATCGGCGAAACAGAATTCCATGCGCTGTTCGAGAATCACACATGA
- a CDS encoding DUF547 domain-containing protein: MMRNFLIGALMIVLGGCSTVPTSFTPSDPLPPEQVSHRLWQELLSVDVRDGVVDYPAIRRQGRLPPYVALLNRVDPGGLSAEDRLAFWINAYNAFAVTGILEGYSPDTLFGRYRYFIAREYSVGGQPVNLYNLEREILIAQFHEPRVHFAIVCASASCPKLQSWAFEGQHLDEQLNRVTREFVNDPLRNRFDRSRKVASLSMIFKWFAKDFEARSGSILAYVGEHVQDPSLKQDLLAGDYTVEFLDYDWHLNGPPPQY; this comes from the coding sequence GTGATGCGAAATTTCCTGATCGGAGCGCTGATGATCGTGCTGGGGGGCTGTTCGACGGTACCGACCTCTTTTACCCCCTCAGACCCGCTCCCGCCGGAGCAAGTGTCTCATCGGTTGTGGCAGGAACTACTGAGCGTGGATGTCCGTGACGGCGTAGTTGATTACCCGGCCATTCGCCGCCAGGGGCGGCTTCCGCCCTATGTCGCGTTGTTGAATCGAGTGGATCCGGGCGGTTTGTCGGCGGAAGACCGGCTGGCGTTCTGGATCAATGCGTACAATGCCTTTGCCGTCACGGGTATTCTGGAGGGGTATTCTCCGGACACGTTGTTCGGCCGATACCGGTACTTTATCGCGCGGGAGTACTCTGTTGGTGGACAGCCGGTGAACCTCTACAATCTTGAGCGGGAGATTCTTATCGCCCAGTTTCACGAACCACGTGTACATTTTGCTATCGTCTGTGCTTCAGCCTCCTGCCCGAAACTCCAATCGTGGGCGTTCGAGGGGCAGCACCTCGATGAGCAACTGAATCGGGTCACGAGGGAGTTTGTGAATGACCCGTTGCGCAACCGGTTTGATCGATCGAGAAAAGTGGCCTCGTTGTCGATGATTTTCAAATGGTTTGCCAAAGATTTCGAGGCTCGCTCAGGATCAATCCTGGCGTATGTCGGGGAGCATGTGCAAGATCCGTCGCTCAAGCAGGATCTTCTGGCCGGCGACTACACCGTGGAGTTTCTCGACTACGATTGGCATTTGAATGGACCGCCCCCGCAGTACTGA
- a CDS encoding MFS transporter, translating into MAWAQGVTRYQWLVLFVAWLGWVFDAMDATIYAIVLHPALHELLQAGAAGGAVTDEQIGWYGGMVFSIFLIGWAIGGIGFGMAADYFGRTKTLIITIVIYAVFTGLAALAQEWWHLAVYRFLTALGIGGEWAAGAAIVAETWPEDKRARAAGILQSAWAAGFFLAAGFNLLLSSYGWRLLFLVGILPAFVALLVRWWVKEPERWVQAHEQEAQSACTSFLHLAELFQPALRRNTWVGSTLAFVAVFGLWGATNWAPTLIRAMPDLQGQDAATLTEKVSYAIMALNAGSLFGYLGFGPLAERFGRLPVFGLMCLGSFIMLPATYFVPHSYAEVLLLLPLLGFFNNGIFSGFPIYLPELYPTRLRATGSGFCFNAGRVLASAAPFVTGWLVTRLGSFNNAASTIALIYLLGLAVLPFATETNGKPLPE; encoded by the coding sequence ATGGCGTGGGCGCAAGGCGTCACGAGGTATCAATGGCTGGTCCTGTTCGTCGCCTGGCTGGGGTGGGTATTCGACGCCATGGACGCAACGATCTACGCGATCGTGCTGCATCCCGCCCTACATGAGCTTCTACAGGCCGGGGCCGCCGGCGGCGCCGTCACGGACGAACAGATCGGGTGGTACGGCGGCATGGTGTTTTCTATTTTCCTGATCGGGTGGGCCATCGGGGGAATCGGCTTCGGGATGGCCGCGGACTATTTCGGCCGGACCAAGACGTTGATCATCACGATCGTGATATATGCCGTCTTCACCGGCCTCGCCGCGTTGGCTCAAGAATGGTGGCATCTGGCTGTCTATCGCTTTCTGACCGCCCTCGGCATCGGCGGTGAATGGGCCGCCGGTGCGGCTATTGTGGCCGAGACCTGGCCTGAGGACAAACGTGCCCGGGCGGCCGGGATTCTACAGTCTGCATGGGCCGCCGGATTTTTCCTGGCCGCCGGCTTCAACCTGCTCCTAAGCAGCTATGGATGGCGACTCCTCTTCCTCGTGGGCATCCTGCCCGCCTTTGTGGCCTTACTCGTCCGTTGGTGGGTCAAGGAACCGGAGCGATGGGTACAGGCCCACGAACAGGAGGCGCAATCCGCGTGCACCAGCTTCCTGCACCTCGCCGAGTTGTTTCAACCGGCATTACGCCGCAACACCTGGGTGGGCTCAACCCTGGCGTTCGTGGCGGTCTTCGGTCTGTGGGGCGCGACCAACTGGGCCCCCACCTTGATCCGGGCCATGCCGGACCTCCAAGGGCAGGATGCCGCGACGCTGACAGAGAAGGTCAGCTACGCAATCATGGCGCTCAATGCGGGCTCGTTGTTCGGGTATCTGGGATTCGGGCCGCTGGCCGAACGGTTCGGCCGCCTGCCCGTATTCGGCTTGATGTGCCTCGGCAGCTTCATCATGCTGCCGGCGACCTATTTCGTCCCACACAGTTATGCAGAAGTGTTGTTGTTACTCCCGCTGCTGGGATTCTTCAACAATGGCATTTTCAGCGGCTTTCCGATTTACTTGCCTGAGCTCTATCCGACACGACTCCGCGCCACCGGCTCAGGATTTTGCTTCAACGCGGGCCGCGTGCTGGCCTCGGCCGCGCCCTTCGTCACCGGGTGGCTCGTCACCCGGCTGGGATCGTTCAACAACGCGGCGAGCACCATCGCCCTGATCTATCTGTTGGGATTGGCCGTGCTGCCCTTTGCGACCGAGACGAATGGGAAACCATTACCGGAGTGA
- a CDS encoding CBS domain-containing protein has product MDLITTHLNADFDGLASMVAARKLYPGAVLVLPGGAQESVRGFLATHHLDISRLKDVALERVRRLILVDVQEPERLGPLKALSSRADVEVHVFDHHGADDEPEPQTRPQWPHLAERHIEPVGATTTLLIERLKAQQIILTAAEATVLALGLYEETGSLAYPSTTPRDLEAAAVVLRAGADLNVVAEVLRHPLDPDLIALLNDLLQAGSIYYLEGRKILVASSTYDRYKGDLAEAVHRLAELQGFDAVIVAIALDEKVEVIGRSRRPEIDVAWIAREFGGGGHAVAAAASVKGRTLIEVQERLTRLLTERYRPTLVARDVMTQPVKTIVADATVAEAERSMTTYGVNVLPVVDQKERYVGTISREVVQKALFHRLGAQRVEDLARHDQYSAEPETPFHDIEMRMIELNQRFVPVLSGGKTVGVITRTDLLRSLHEDVMASARGKAKSLMDLESSGAVRRRDVGGFLRDRLPRDVHDLLRTAGDLGERLGYSAYVVGGFVRDLLLGIENLDVDFVVEGDGIAFARALAKERAGQVKVHERFGTAVVLLPDGFKVDVATARTEYYEYPTALPTVEQSSIKKDLYRRDFTINTLAVRLNPRAFGQLIDFYGGQRDLKERLIRVLHSLSFVEDPTRVFRAIRFELRFDFHLSKETLALIKGAVKMELFHRLSGRRLLDELRYLFSERTPRHAVRRLADLDLLRFIHPTLTWSNRLDRRLSEVEAALDWYKLSCLDRHISGWLVYAMALTEAMPDQAVHEMLERFPFTEAERGAITAARFLTQPVCRALSRRVPLRPSETVALLAGLADETLVFLLAKNGSASAKRHLSLYLTTYRDVKPALTGKSLQALGFRPGPLYRTILERLTKARLDGDVKTEAEERELVKTFSDQGRGRARD; this is encoded by the coding sequence ATGGATCTGATCACGACACATCTGAATGCAGACTTCGATGGACTGGCTTCGATGGTGGCCGCCCGGAAGCTCTATCCGGGAGCGGTCCTGGTGTTGCCCGGCGGTGCGCAGGAGTCGGTGCGAGGTTTTCTGGCGACGCACCATCTGGACATCTCTCGCCTCAAGGACGTGGCGCTGGAACGGGTACGACGGTTGATTCTCGTGGACGTTCAGGAGCCGGAGCGGCTGGGCCCGTTGAAGGCCCTCAGTTCACGCGCAGATGTGGAGGTGCATGTTTTCGATCACCATGGAGCCGACGATGAGCCGGAGCCGCAGACTCGACCTCAGTGGCCTCATCTCGCTGAACGGCACATCGAACCGGTCGGCGCCACGACTACGCTGCTGATCGAACGCCTGAAGGCGCAGCAGATTATACTCACGGCTGCCGAGGCGACGGTGTTGGCGCTTGGTCTGTACGAGGAGACAGGGTCATTGGCCTATCCGTCGACGACTCCGCGTGATCTGGAGGCTGCGGCAGTTGTGCTGCGCGCCGGCGCGGATTTGAACGTCGTGGCGGAGGTCTTGCGGCATCCGCTGGATCCCGATCTGATCGCCCTGTTGAACGATCTGTTGCAGGCCGGATCAATCTATTATCTGGAGGGCCGCAAAATTCTTGTGGCCTCCAGCACGTATGACCGTTACAAGGGCGATCTCGCGGAGGCCGTCCACCGGTTGGCGGAATTACAGGGATTCGATGCCGTCATCGTGGCCATTGCACTGGATGAGAAGGTTGAGGTGATTGGCCGGAGCCGGCGCCCCGAGATCGATGTGGCGTGGATTGCGCGCGAATTCGGCGGCGGCGGACATGCCGTGGCGGCAGCGGCCAGTGTGAAGGGCCGAACGCTCATCGAAGTGCAGGAACGGCTGACGCGTCTCCTGACGGAACGCTATCGCCCGACCCTGGTGGCCCGGGATGTCATGACACAACCGGTCAAAACGATCGTCGCGGATGCGACCGTGGCGGAGGCCGAACGATCCATGACTACGTATGGGGTCAACGTTCTCCCGGTCGTCGATCAGAAGGAGCGCTATGTCGGGACGATTTCACGTGAGGTCGTTCAGAAGGCACTGTTTCATCGTCTCGGAGCGCAACGAGTCGAGGATCTGGCCAGACACGATCAGTACAGCGCAGAGCCGGAGACCCCCTTTCACGACATCGAAATGCGGATGATCGAATTGAATCAGCGGTTTGTGCCGGTGCTGTCCGGCGGTAAAACGGTGGGCGTGATTACGCGAACCGATCTACTCCGCAGTCTCCATGAGGACGTGATGGCATCCGCACGGGGGAAAGCCAAATCGTTGATGGACCTGGAGTCTTCGGGTGCAGTGCGCCGACGCGATGTCGGGGGATTCCTGCGGGACCGCTTGCCTCGTGATGTGCATGACCTGCTACGGACGGCAGGCGATTTGGGCGAGCGCCTTGGCTACTCGGCCTATGTGGTCGGTGGATTTGTGCGGGATCTGCTGCTCGGTATCGAGAATCTCGATGTCGATTTTGTGGTGGAGGGTGACGGGATCGCGTTTGCACGCGCCCTGGCGAAGGAGCGGGCGGGCCAGGTGAAGGTCCACGAGCGATTCGGAACGGCTGTCGTGCTCCTGCCGGACGGGTTCAAGGTGGATGTGGCCACGGCCCGCACGGAGTATTACGAATATCCGACGGCGTTGCCGACGGTCGAGCAGAGCTCCATTAAGAAGGATCTCTACCGTCGGGATTTCACCATCAACACGTTGGCTGTGCGCCTCAATCCACGCGCGTTCGGCCAGCTGATCGATTTTTACGGCGGACAACGCGATCTCAAAGAACGCCTTATCCGGGTACTACATAGCTTGAGTTTTGTGGAGGATCCGACGAGGGTCTTTCGCGCGATTCGCTTCGAACTGCGTTTCGATTTTCACTTGAGCAAGGAGACGCTGGCGCTGATTAAAGGCGCGGTGAAGATGGAGTTGTTCCATCGACTGTCCGGTCGGCGGTTGCTGGATGAACTGCGGTACTTATTTTCTGAGCGCACGCCACGCCATGCCGTTCGCCGGTTGGCGGACCTGGATCTTCTGCGGTTCATTCATCCGACACTGACGTGGTCGAATCGACTGGATCGTCGGTTGAGCGAAGTGGAAGCGGCGCTGGATTGGTACAAACTGTCCTGTCTGGATCGGCACATCAGCGGATGGCTGGTGTATGCCATGGCACTTACCGAGGCGATGCCGGATCAAGCCGTACACGAGATGCTCGAACGATTTCCCTTCACGGAAGCGGAACGAGGGGCTATCACTGCGGCTCGGTTCCTTACGCAGCCGGTGTGTCGGGCTCTGAGCCGACGCGTGCCGCTCAGGCCTTCGGAAACGGTGGCTCTGCTGGCCGGTCTGGCAGATGAAACGCTCGTGTTCCTGCTGGCGAAGAACGGCTCGGCATCGGCCAAGCGACACCTGTCTCTCTATCTGACGACGTATCGCGACGTGAAACCCGCCTTGACCGGGAAATCCCTCCAGGCGCTTGGATTCAGACCGGGTCCACTCTATCGCACGATTCTCGAGCGTCTGACCAAGGCGAGGTTGGATGGTGACGTGAAGACTGAAGCGGAGGAGCGGGAGCTCGTGAAAACCTTTTCTGATCAGGGCCGGGGGAGAGCGAGAGACTAG
- a CDS encoding ferritin-like domain-containing protein, with translation MVVLPSERVPIARLLTFLEHGERMAHLCAQSQAALAPDLKARRFLTTQARQEAMHAVVFRGAIGWLAPRHLGDAPFLPALEDYRRLLTEALERGDWLESILAEQVILEGLGEAILTRIEGGLEKRQAPFRRLRRVLLHQEEAHHDFGRRVLERAMVDGHRELEALRLRTQDYLALTDSMVLTLCDLFETIEEDASAWAADVRTFLPVWLTA, from the coding sequence ATGGTGGTGTTGCCTAGTGAACGAGTCCCCATTGCCCGGCTGCTGACGTTTCTTGAACATGGCGAAAGGATGGCGCACCTCTGTGCGCAAAGCCAGGCGGCGTTGGCTCCCGACTTGAAGGCGCGCCGTTTTCTCACGACCCAGGCACGTCAGGAGGCGATGCATGCGGTAGTGTTTCGTGGCGCCATCGGCTGGCTTGCGCCACGCCACCTCGGCGATGCTCCGTTCCTGCCGGCTCTTGAGGACTATCGCCGGCTTCTCACTGAGGCGCTTGAACGTGGCGATTGGCTGGAGAGTATTCTGGCTGAACAGGTGATCCTCGAAGGACTGGGGGAGGCAATTCTGACCCGGATCGAGGGCGGCCTTGAAAAGCGGCAGGCGCCGTTTCGCCGGTTGCGCCGGGTTTTGCTGCACCAGGAAGAGGCTCATCATGACTTCGGGCGGCGTGTCTTGGAGCGCGCGATGGTGGACGGACACAGGGAGTTGGAGGCTCTCCGTCTGCGCACGCAGGACTATCTGGCATTGACTGACTCGATGGTGTTGACGCTCTGCGACCTCTTCGAGACGATCGAGGAAGATGCCTCCGCCTGGGCGGCGGATGTGCGCACCTTCTTGCCCGTTTGGTTGACGGCATGA
- a CDS encoding radical SAM protein, translating into MTRKPPLAMIADCARPLANLLRGRPVLATFQVTLRCNSACGYCDLPLNQGRYELTREEIRGIFGQLYTEGIRFVLVQGGEPLLRTDLVDILSDLSSLGLQVTVITNGTRLTPDLVAQCASLRLPVSISLDTLDRARYRQIRGADQLPQVLSGLNLLARYPFPKFLTCIVSEANRDEVPDVVRFARRHGFIPVVGAYHWNVGLYGKEDSALMYDRSAAIRVFEQLLKEDLIPPGYFRHFVKDSAVWLRGERLEPCDAGRYSIAIDASGQVSACLAMPAVGNLREVPYREILGRFDRSQIQACSDGSSCNRLDGRVVGTILRHPITAWRTPVRF; encoded by the coding sequence ATGACGAGGAAGCCCCCGCTGGCCATGATTGCCGACTGTGCCCGGCCGTTGGCAAATCTCTTACGGGGGCGGCCGGTCCTCGCCACGTTTCAGGTGACCCTGCGTTGTAACTCCGCCTGTGGCTACTGCGATCTTCCTCTGAACCAGGGACGGTATGAACTGACGCGAGAGGAGATCCGGGGCATCTTTGGACAGCTCTATACCGAAGGCATCAGGTTCGTGCTTGTTCAGGGGGGTGAGCCGCTCCTACGCACGGACCTCGTCGACATTCTGTCGGATCTTTCCTCGTTGGGGTTGCAGGTGACCGTGATCACCAATGGGACCAGGCTGACTCCTGACCTTGTTGCGCAGTGTGCTTCGTTGCGCTTACCGGTGTCGATCAGTCTGGACACGCTCGATCGTGCTCGCTACCGACAGATACGCGGGGCCGATCAGTTGCCTCAAGTCCTGTCCGGACTCAATCTCTTGGCACGGTATCCCTTCCCTAAATTCCTTACCTGCATCGTGAGCGAAGCCAATCGCGACGAGGTGCCGGACGTCGTGCGATTCGCACGGCGGCACGGTTTCATTCCCGTGGTGGGAGCCTACCACTGGAACGTGGGCCTTTACGGCAAAGAGGATTCTGCGTTGATGTACGATCGTTCGGCAGCGATCCGTGTGTTCGAACAGCTGTTGAAGGAAGACCTGATCCCTCCCGGGTATTTTCGACACTTCGTCAAGGACAGCGCCGTCTGGTTGCGGGGAGAACGGCTCGAGCCCTGTGACGCCGGCCGGTATAGCATTGCCATCGATGCGTCCGGCCAGGTCTCAGCCTGCTTGGCGATGCCGGCGGTGGGGAACCTGCGCGAGGTGCCCTACCGGGAGATCCTCGGTCGCTTCGACCGGAGCCAGATTCAAGCCTGTTCAGATGGGTCCTCATGCAACCGTCTCGATGGGCGCGTGGTGGGGACGATCCTGAGACATCCGATCACGGCATGGCGGACTCCGGTGCGGTTTTAA
- a CDS encoding biotin-dependent carboxyltransferase, with amino-acid sequence MPLKQPTIHVVRPGLFTTIQDLGRVGYQRFGVSVSGAMDPWALTVGNRLLGNPDRAAGLEVTIQGPELLFEDALSIAITGADLSPTGNGIALPMWTVVRMPAGSRLEFGMRRQGARAYLTVAGGIDGPLMLGSRSTHVRSGLGGVAGRALRKWDRLNAGPARVAGKPYVERTLPDAQRPRYQSTATIRVIAGPQADRFTDDALERLASQPYRLASESDRMGYRLQGLALPHRTSADIVSDAVSAGNIQVPADRQPILLMADCQTTGGYAKLATMIAADRTLAAQLSPGDRLSFVVVTYETASTLLRSVHAELDRLLPPHRA; translated from the coding sequence ATGCCTCTTAAGCAGCCGACCATCCACGTCGTACGCCCCGGACTCTTCACGACCATTCAGGATCTCGGTCGTGTTGGATACCAACGGTTCGGCGTGTCGGTGAGCGGCGCGATGGATCCCTGGGCGCTCACGGTCGGGAATCGTCTCCTCGGTAATCCCGACCGGGCCGCCGGCCTGGAGGTCACCATCCAAGGACCGGAACTCTTGTTCGAAGACGCACTCTCCATCGCCATCACCGGGGCGGACCTCAGTCCCACCGGCAACGGCATCGCACTGCCCATGTGGACCGTCGTCCGCATGCCCGCCGGGAGTCGCCTTGAATTCGGCATGCGCCGACAAGGCGCTCGTGCCTACCTCACCGTGGCCGGCGGCATCGACGGGCCGTTGATGCTCGGCAGCCGATCGACCCACGTGCGTAGTGGATTGGGAGGCGTCGCAGGTCGCGCGCTGAGGAAATGGGATCGGCTCAATGCCGGACCGGCACGAGTTGCGGGCAAACCATACGTAGAACGAACACTTCCTGACGCACAGCGCCCCCGGTATCAATCCACCGCCACGATACGGGTGATAGCGGGGCCACAGGCCGATCGTTTCACGGACGATGCGCTGGAGAGACTCGCGAGCCAACCGTACCGACTCGCTTCTGAATCAGACCGGATGGGCTATCGGTTACAAGGTTTGGCGTTGCCGCATCGCACCTCCGCCGACATCGTGTCCGATGCCGTGAGTGCCGGGAACATTCAAGTGCCGGCGGATCGACAGCCGATTCTACTCATGGCCGACTGCCAGACGACGGGAGGGTATGCCAAACTCGCGACGATGATCGCGGCCGATCGTACTCTTGCGGCTCAACTATCGCCGGGAGACAGACTCTCGTTCGTGGTGGTCACGTACGAGACGGCATCGACACTGCTTCGGTCGGTTCACGCCGAACTTGACCGGCTCTTGCCGCCGCACCGTGCTTGA
- a CDS encoding TIGR04283 family arsenosugar biosynthesis glycosyltransferase, with translation MISVVVPAYNEERALPVTLRHLLDQAGEYEVIVVDGGSSDGTCELVRQCSLSWRLPIPAPLTLVTARKGRASQMNAGAKLARGEWLLFLHADTLLPVQALSRLNALETNLTIQAGGFCHQFSGSDWRLRLISWLDNFRCVRSRVIYGDQALFVRRVLFEHLGGFPDQPILEDVAFCEKLLTVTTPILLSPPVVTDARKFLKMGVWRSFVRVLLIILHVEFKLPYLPRVFFQDIR, from the coding sequence ATGATCTCGGTCGTCGTTCCTGCCTATAACGAAGAACGTGCATTGCCCGTCACCCTGCGTCATCTCCTCGATCAAGCCGGCGAATATGAAGTCATCGTCGTCGATGGCGGGAGCAGCGATGGCACCTGTGAGCTGGTTCGGCAATGTTCCCTCAGCTGGCGGCTTCCAATCCCGGCGCCGCTCACACTCGTGACCGCGCGTAAAGGACGGGCTTCCCAGATGAATGCCGGCGCGAAGCTGGCACGGGGCGAGTGGTTGCTCTTCCTCCATGCCGATACACTGTTGCCGGTCCAGGCACTGAGTCGGCTCAATGCGTTGGAGACGAATCTTACTATCCAGGCCGGCGGCTTTTGTCACCAATTTTCAGGATCGGATTGGCGGCTTCGACTCATCTCGTGGCTCGATAATTTTCGCTGTGTCAGGAGCCGTGTCATCTATGGAGATCAAGCGTTATTCGTGCGGAGGGTGTTGTTCGAGCACCTCGGTGGATTCCCCGATCAGCCCATTCTGGAAGATGTGGCGTTCTGTGAAAAACTGCTGACCGTCACGACACCGATACTCCTATCTCCCCCTGTCGTTACGGATGCCCGCAAGTTTCTCAAGATGGGCGTCTGGCGAAGTTTTGTTCGCGTGTTGTTGATCATTCTGCACGTGGAGTTCAAGCTGCCCTACCTCCCGCGGGTCTTTTTTCAGGATATTCGCTGA
- a CDS encoding LamB/YcsF family protein — MKQKRSIDLNCDLGEAATPEQLDVEARIMAYVTSVNIACGVHAGDAALMRSTVQLARQHDLAIGAHPGLPDRDSGGRREQPLSPSFVQDLILAQVGELMAISQAEGLRLSHVKPHGALYNLAARDPALADAIAEAVAHIDPRLILVGLAGSELLVAGKARGLPVAAEGFADRAYQIDGRLVPRGQEGALIHDESTVVSRAHSLIHDDTIAAIDGSFLHLHIDTLCIHADTPGAVRLAHALRTMFDDGGISTVRIDHAS; from the coding sequence ATGAAACAGAAACGTAGCATCGACCTCAATTGCGACCTGGGAGAGGCCGCGACACCGGAGCAACTGGATGTGGAAGCCCGGATCATGGCCTATGTCACGTCGGTGAATATCGCCTGCGGGGTGCATGCCGGCGATGCGGCCTTAATGCGCAGCACCGTGCAGCTGGCGCGACAGCATGATCTGGCAATCGGTGCGCACCCCGGATTGCCGGATCGGGACTCCGGGGGTCGTCGTGAACAACCGCTCTCCCCTTCGTTCGTACAAGACTTGATCCTGGCCCAGGTGGGTGAACTGATGGCCATCAGTCAGGCCGAAGGTCTTCGGCTCTCGCATGTGAAGCCCCACGGGGCGCTCTACAACCTGGCGGCACGTGATCCTGCGCTGGCCGACGCCATCGCCGAAGCGGTCGCACACATTGATCCTCGATTGATCCTCGTGGGTTTGGCTGGGTCGGAACTCCTCGTCGCCGGCAAAGCCCGCGGTCTTCCGGTTGCCGCCGAAGGGTTTGCCGATCGGGCCTACCAAATCGACGGCCGTTTAGTGCCTCGAGGGCAGGAAGGCGCGCTCATCCACGATGAATCGACCGTGGTCTCGCGCGCACACTCGCTGATTCACGACGACACCATCGCGGCCATCGACGGTTCGTTCCTTCATCTTCATATCGATACGCTGTGTATTCACGCCGACACTCCTGGCGCGGTCCGACTGGCTCATGCGTTACGGACCATGTTCGACGACGGAGGGATTTCTACAGTCCGTATTGATCATGCCTCTTAA